A single genomic interval of Cucumis sativus cultivar 9930 chromosome 7, Cucumber_9930_V3, whole genome shotgun sequence harbors:
- the LOC116405264 gene encoding uncharacterized protein LOC116405264 — protein MPQSNRRPSIFLPFVRSRSPTADPFSSIFFPPQPAAISVREARPPREPVTAGCLPSPFSSVFSPAAADSFSSVVCTAARLSDHLYTVSPSHVISSQSHCSISFAKIWVRSSQTSTWLRSLTNLKVRGFLLDSLMIVNCMSE, from the exons ATGCCCCAaag CAACCGCCGCCCATCTATTTTCCTTCCGTTCGTGCGCAGCCGCAGCCCAACCGCCGATCCTTTCtcctccattttcttcccGCCGCAGCCAGCCGCCATCTCTGTTCGCGAAGCAAGGCCGCCGCGTGAACCTGTAACCGCCGGCTGTCTcccctctcctttctcctctgttttcagCCCAGCCGCCGCCGATTCATTCTCCTCCGTTGTCTGCACTGCCGCGCGACTCTCCGACCATCTGTATACGGTCTCTCCGTCGCACGTCATCTCTTCGCAAAGCCACTGCTCGATTTCTTTCGCGAAGATTTGG GTTCGTTCTTCTCAGACTTCAACGTGGTTAAGGagcttaacaaatttgaaggtaaggggttttctactggactcacttaTGATTGTGAATTGTATGTCTGAATGA
- the LOC101205118 gene encoding palmitoyl-monogalactosyldiacylglycerol delta-7 desaturase, chloroplastic, translating into MEGASKEDPKEMVMSSPSRLFKRKKWTKFDKNVAFYFLLLHLLSILAPLFYFSWGCLLLSLGLANLTGMAISVSYHRNLAHRSFKLPKWLEYSLAYIAAHAIQGDPIDWVSTHRCHHRFVDSERDPHSPIYGFWFSQMTWFFDSYNLTRKVCPNYFNNYQKVERNIFMFYMKHGYPDNVTDLEKQKFYRFIHKTYWLHPLALSLLLYALGGLPFIIWGVCVRFVLSLHFTSMINSVCHIWGNQPWNTGDLSKNNWIVAIFTFGEGWHNNHHAFEYSARHGHEWWQIDNGWYIIKFLQVIGLATNVKLPSEKQKMAALNKSKPTFLRPMID; encoded by the exons atggaagGAGCATCCAAAGAAGACCCAAAGGAGATGGTGATGAGCTCTCCTTCAAGGCTctttaagagaaaaaagtggACAAAGTTTGATAAAAACGTTgccttttactttcttcttttacatCTACTTAGTATTTTGGCAccattattctattttagttgGGGTTGTTTGTTGCTTTCCTTGGGATTAGCCAATCTAACCGGGATGGCAATTAGTGTTTCGTATCATAGAAATCTTGCACATCGAAGCTTCAAACTTCCAAAATGGCTCGAGTATTCTCTTGCTTATATTGCAGCTCATGCAATTCAG gGTGATCCAATTGATTGGGTGAGCACACACAGATGTCACCATCGATTTGTTGATTCAGAACGAGATCCACATAGTCCTATTTATGGATTTTGGTTCAGCCAAATGACGTGGTTTTTTGATTCGTATAACTTGACGAGAAAAGTTTGTccaaactattttaataattatcaaaagGTGGAGAGAAACATCTTCATGTTTTACATGAAACATGGATATCCAGACAATGTGACAGATTTGGAGAAACAAAAGTTCTATAGGTTTATACATAAAACATATTGGCTTCATCCACTTGCTCTTTCACTCTTGCTCTATGCACTTGGAGGACTCCCTTTCATCATTTGGGGAGtg TGCGTGAGGTTCGTACTGAGCTTGCATTTCACATCTATGATAAATTCAGTATGTCATATTTGGGGAAACCAACCATGGAACACTGGGGATTTATCTAAGAACAATTG gaTTGTTGCTATATTTACCTTTGGAGAAGGATGGCACAATAACCACCATGCTTTTGAGTATTCAGCACGACATGGTCATGAATGGTGGCAAATTGATAATGGTTGGTATATTATCAAGTTCCTTCAAGTCATTGGATTAGCCACCAATGTTAAATTACCTTCTGAAAAGCAAAAAATGGCTGCtttaaacaaatcaaaacCCACCTTTCTTAGGCCTATGATTGATTGA